One window of Kryptolebias marmoratus isolate JLee-2015 linkage group LG3, ASM164957v2, whole genome shotgun sequence genomic DNA carries:
- the LOC108245313 gene encoding arf-GAP with dual PH domain-containing protein 2 isoform X1, with protein sequence MAGLSRNNKILQELVLQPGNNACADCAAPEPDWASYTLGVFVCLNCSGMHRNLPDVSKIKSIRLDYWEDSLVQFMAETGNCAAKAIFEKYVPTSFYRPQHKDCIVLRDQWIRAKYERREFTNNFCLQTYSSELFESVLWKKGRDNKQFLKRIFLLSQKDFTLRYFLKEDSKVPKAIINMKDLNAEFQPEKIGHAHGLQISFQEDEHTRNLFVYHEDGQAIVSFFNAVRATRLAYLQKKHPTLQSNDLIPQLTTCCLKEGYMEKTGPTQREPFKKRWFTLSSMNRKLLYFKSPLDATDLGSVFIGSENHGYSVSESCGRSTRSGRWHWGISMETPDRQFVFMCEQEEERREWMEAFRAVISQPMTPEDYASTVMLLQLKQ encoded by the exons ATGGCCGgtctgagcagaaacaacaagaTCCTGCAGGAACTGGTGCTGCAGCCAGGAAACAACGCGTGTGCTGACTGTGCAGCTCCTG AACCTGACTGGGCCTCATACACGCTCGGTGTCTTCGTGTGCCTGAACTGCTCAGGGATGCACCGTAATCTACCTGACGTCAGCAAAATCAAATCCATACGACTGGATTACTGGGAAGATTCATTAGTGCAG TTCATGGCAGAGACGGGAAATTGTGCAGCCAAAGCCATTTTTGAGAAGTATGTCCCGACCTCTTTCTACAGGCCGCAACACAAAGACTGCAT tgTTCTTAGGGATCAGTGGATCCGTGCAAAGTATGAAAGAAGGGAATTCACAAACAACTTCTGTCTGCAAACCTACTCCTCAG AATTGTTCGAGTCAGTCCTCTGGAAGAAGGGCAGAGACAACAAGCAGTTCCTGAAGAGGATCTTTCTGCTGTCGCAGAAGGACTTTACCCTCAGATATTTCCTCAAGGAGGAT TCCAAGGTTCCCAAAGCCATCATCAACATGAAGGATCTGAACGCGGAGTTCCAGCCAGAGAAGATCGGCCACGCTCACGGTCTGCAGATTTCCTTTCAGGAGGACGAACACACGAGGAACCTGTTTGTTTATCACGAGGACGGCCAG GCGATTGTGTCGTTCTTCAACGCTGTTCGGGCCACACGCCTGGCGTACCTACAGAAGAAGCACCCCACTCTTCAAAGTAATGAT TTAATACCTCAGTTAACAACATGTTGTCTGAAAGAGGGTTACATGGAGAAAACTGGCCCGACG caACGTGAGCCATTTAAGAAGAGGTGGTTCACACTGTCCTCAATGAACAGAAAGCTTCTGTATTTTAAATCTCCACTG GATGCCACAGATCTGGGCTCAGTCTTCATCGGCTCAGAGAATCACGGTTACTCCGTGTCGGAGAGCTGCGGCCGGAGCACGAGGTCAGGCCGGTGGCACTGGGGCATCAGCATGGAGACTCCGGACCGGCAGTTTGTGTTCATGTGcgaacaggaggaggagaggagggagtgGATGGAGGCCTTCAGGGCGGTCATCTCACAGCCCATGACTCCAGAGGACTACGCGAGTACAGTGATGCTCTTACAGCTGAAACAGTAA
- the tefm gene encoding transcription elongation factor, mitochondrial, which yields MWGARLYLSSVVKRARYAGQIGLLRRPRFSSLPELELQYLQCTCCWRSRVALASFETLNTSLTTSSSSSKPCQEDGSRPLDASYTPEQRDAILQLLNTASASELAGVKLLRGRKAHNVVEHRRKNGPFKTLECVMKVPLLKHKSAVVIFNSIVNPKKKEWKERGPQVKFILPEVERSWLENASSIVSIICGVQKIAWAHVDHGMTVLDWRQQKCPSFLKGTYMASAYLHDVSSVVSRLPAADFYLIEKPSLSVHNKPLFPIMAHLRAVEAMLFALLEPRISPTENNIPPRVLNMVRTAVGRHFGLMVGESRTSGAQTVQQLMTESATQKLPRINIPQELLLKYRDHFQMSSRTDGEELSDALLQAVAFYELLSGDSC from the exons ATGTGGGGCGCCAGGCTGTATCTATCGTCGGTTGTAAAGAGAG CTCGGTATGCGGGACAGATCGGGTTGCTCCGCCGCCCTCGGTTCAGCTCCCTCCCTGAACTGGAGCTTCAGTACCTCCAGTGCACGTGCTGCTGGAGGAGCCGGGTTGCCCTGGCCAGCTTCGAAACCCTGAACACCTCtctcaccacctcctcctcctcatccaaGCCCTGTCAGGAGGATGGCAGCAGACCCCTGGACGCCTCCTACACCCCCGAACAGAGAGACGCCATCCTCCAGCTCCTCAACACCGCCTCCGCATCGGAGCTGGCCGGTGTGAAGCTGCTGAGAGGCCGCAAGGCGCACAACGTCGTGGAGCACAGGAGAAAAAACGGACCGTTTAAAACTCTGGAGTGTGTGATGAAAGTACCACTGCTGAAGCACAAAAGTGCCGTCGTCATCTTCAACTCCATCGTCAACCCGAAGAAGAAGGAGTGGAAGGAGAGGGGGCCGCAGGTGAAGTTTATCCTGCCAGAGGTGGAGAGGTCCTGGCTGGAG aATGCCAGTTCCATAGTATCAATAATATGTGGGGTTCAGAAAATCGCCTGGGCCCACGTGGACCATGGGATGACAGTATTAGACTGGCGACAACAGAAGTGTCCTAGTTTTCTGAAGGGAACATACATGGCGTCTGCTTATTTGCATGAT GTGTCCTCAGTTGTGTCCCGCCTCCCAGCAGCAGACTTTTACTTGATAGAGAAGCCCTCCCTCTCAGTGCACAATAAACCTCTGTTCCCCATCATGGCCCATCTGAGGGCGGTGGAGGCCATGCTGTTCGCTCTGCTGGAGCCCAGAATCTCCCCAACAGAGAATAATATTCCTCCCAG GGTTCTGAACATGGTGAGGACCGCTGTGGGACGCCACTTCGGCCTGATGGTGGGCGAGTCTCGGACCAGCGGGGCTCAGACGGTTCAGCAGCTGATGACAGAGTCGGCGACACAAAAGCTCCCTAGGATAAACATCCcccaggagctgctgctgaagtaCAGGGACCACTTCCAGATGAGCAGCAGGACCGACGGGGAGGAGCTGAGTGACGCGCTGCTGCAGGCCGTTGCTTTTTACGAGCTGCTCAGCGGCGACTCCTGTTAG
- the LOC108245313 gene encoding arf-GAP with dual PH domain-containing protein 2 isoform X2 produces MAGLSRNNKILQELVLQPGNNACADCAAPEPDWASYTLGVFVCLNCSGMHRNLPDVSKIKSIRLDYWEDSLVQFMAETGNCAAKAIFEKYVPTSFYRPQHKDCIVLRDQWIRAKYERREFTNNFCLQTYSSELFESVLWKKGRDNKQFLKRIFLLSQKDFTLRYFLKEDSKVPKAIINMKDLNAEFQPEKIGHAHGLQISFQEDEHTRNLFVYHEDGQAIVSFFNAVRATRLAYLQKKHPTLQSNDLIPQLTTCCLKEGYMEKTGPTQREPFKKRWFTLSSMNRKLLYFKSPLDATDLGSVFIGSENHGYSVSESCGRSTRSGRWHWGISMETPDRQFVFMCEQEEERREWMEAFRAVISQPMTPEDYANEAALRRGK; encoded by the exons ATGGCCGgtctgagcagaaacaacaagaTCCTGCAGGAACTGGTGCTGCAGCCAGGAAACAACGCGTGTGCTGACTGTGCAGCTCCTG AACCTGACTGGGCCTCATACACGCTCGGTGTCTTCGTGTGCCTGAACTGCTCAGGGATGCACCGTAATCTACCTGACGTCAGCAAAATCAAATCCATACGACTGGATTACTGGGAAGATTCATTAGTGCAG TTCATGGCAGAGACGGGAAATTGTGCAGCCAAAGCCATTTTTGAGAAGTATGTCCCGACCTCTTTCTACAGGCCGCAACACAAAGACTGCAT tgTTCTTAGGGATCAGTGGATCCGTGCAAAGTATGAAAGAAGGGAATTCACAAACAACTTCTGTCTGCAAACCTACTCCTCAG AATTGTTCGAGTCAGTCCTCTGGAAGAAGGGCAGAGACAACAAGCAGTTCCTGAAGAGGATCTTTCTGCTGTCGCAGAAGGACTTTACCCTCAGATATTTCCTCAAGGAGGAT TCCAAGGTTCCCAAAGCCATCATCAACATGAAGGATCTGAACGCGGAGTTCCAGCCAGAGAAGATCGGCCACGCTCACGGTCTGCAGATTTCCTTTCAGGAGGACGAACACACGAGGAACCTGTTTGTTTATCACGAGGACGGCCAG GCGATTGTGTCGTTCTTCAACGCTGTTCGGGCCACACGCCTGGCGTACCTACAGAAGAAGCACCCCACTCTTCAAAGTAATGAT TTAATACCTCAGTTAACAACATGTTGTCTGAAAGAGGGTTACATGGAGAAAACTGGCCCGACG caACGTGAGCCATTTAAGAAGAGGTGGTTCACACTGTCCTCAATGAACAGAAAGCTTCTGTATTTTAAATCTCCACTG GATGCCACAGATCTGGGCTCAGTCTTCATCGGCTCAGAGAATCACGGTTACTCCGTGTCGGAGAGCTGCGGCCGGAGCACGAGGTCAGGCCGGTGGCACTGGGGCATCAGCATGGAGACTCCGGACCGGCAGTTTGTGTTCATGTGcgaacaggaggaggagaggagggagtgGATGGAGGCCTTCAGGGCGGTCATCTCACAGCCCATGACTCCAGAGGACTACGCGA ATGAAGCTGCTTTGAGACGAGGAAAATGA